GGCGCATCAGGCAGGCCGCCTTCGGGGGAAGGTGCGACTGTCTGCATGTTCGTTCAGCGCAGGGGACGCCATGTTCACGCTCGACAGATCCGATCTCAAGCATTCCTATTCCGCAACCGGCGATCTTTTGGTCACCGCCACGCCGCAGGGCGAGTTCCGCCGGGACGATGAGTCCGATGTGATCGCCATGATTACCCGGGTCATCAAACACTTCGCCATCAAGTTTCCCACACCGGCCGATATCCACTATCTGGAGGATGCAATCCAGGCCATGCCGGAGGAACTTGCGTGTCAAGGCGATGTGTTTCGCCACCTTGTCACGAAATTGACGGGCGAGCGGTTGCGCAGCCTCAAGAAACGGTAGAGGGCTGCGTCGGCAGGCGCATGTAGTCTTTTCTACATGCGCGAGGGGAATAGATTTAAATAGTACGATACGTAAACTTTTCATGCTGTTGATTATCTGGCCGCTTTGTGGCAAAAGTCCGTTGCTTAACACGCCTTTATGCATCTGCTCAGCATCATGGCGTCAGGGGAGACGCCCGGAACCCGACGGAGGCAATTGATGACCCGTTTATGCATGCTAATGGCCTTTTTCCTGCTGGCAGCGCCAAGCGCTTTGCTGTAAGCACCGTTTCCAGCGGCCGGCGGACCAGCATATCCAACCGGCGGCCGCTGGAGCGCCCATGATCCGCATCGATCAGATCAAGCTTTCACCCGACCACACCGACGAGGACCTGGCCCAGGCAGCCTGCGTCCGCCTGAACATCCGACGCCAAGAACTCCTGACCCTGCGCGTGCGCAAGCGCTCCGTGGACTCGCGCAAGCGCGGACAGGTATTGTTCATCTATTCCGTTGACTGCGAGGTGCGCGGCGAGGAGGACGTACTGGCGCGGGCTGAGCCGCGCGACGTGTCCCGCGCCGAGTTCCCGCGCTACGAGTTCCCGGCCCATGCGCCCCAGGGCAACTTCTCGCGGCCGGTCATCGTGGGCGCGGGACCGTGCGGCTTGTTCGCCGGGCTCATGCTGGCCCGCGCCGGCTTTCGGCCATTGCTGCTGGAGCGCGGCAAGCCCGCTCGCGAGCGTGCCCGAGATGTGTACGACTTTTGGCGGGGCGGCGCCTTCGATCCAGGCTCAAACGTGCAGTTCGGAGAAGGCGGGGCAGGGACCTTTTCCGACGGCAAGCTGACCACGCAGATCAAGGACCGCGAGGGCCGCATCGCCACCGTCCTGCGGGAGTTGACCCTGGCCGGAGCGCCCGAGGAGATCCTCTGGCAGGCCAAGCCTCACGTGGGCACGGACAAATTGGTTGGAGTCGTGGAAAACCTGCGCAAGACCATTATCGACCTGGGCGGCGAAGTGCGCTTTCAGACGCAGGTCGCCGGCTTGATCCATGAAAGTGGCAGGGTGCGCGGGGTCAGGCTCGCATCGGGCGAGGAACTCGACGCCGGGGTAGTGGTTCTGGCCATCGGCCACAGTGCCCGCGACACCTTTGCCATGCTGCACGGCCTGGGCTTGGCCATGTCCCAGAAGCCTTTTTCCATCGGCTGCCGCATGGAGCACCCCCAGACTTTGGTTGATGCTGCGCAGTACGGCCGCCTGGCCGGCCATCCGCGTCTGCCGCCAGCCGAATACAAGCTCGTGCACCACGGCCGGGATGGCCGATCGGCCTACACCTTCTGCATGTGCCCTGGCGGCGAGGTCATCGCAGCGGCCTCGGAGGCCAGCGGCGTGGTCACCAACGGCATGAGCCGCCACGCCCGCGCCGGCGGCAACGCCAACTCCGCGCTGCTGGTGGGCGTGGAGCCGGCGGACCTCGGTTCGCCGCATCCCCTGGCCGGCGTGGAGTTCCAGCGGCGCTGGGAGTGTCGGGCCTTCGAACTGGCTGGCGGCGATTACCGCGCTCCTGTCCAAATGGTCGAGGACTTCCTGGCTGGCCGACCCACTAAGCGCCTGGGCGACGTGCAGCCCACCTACAGGCCGGGCGTCACGCCCACGGACCTGGCTGATTGCCTGCCTGCCTATGTGGCTTCAACCATGCGCGAGGCCATCGTGGGATTGGATCGCAAGCTGCGCGGCTTCGCCCGGCCCGACGCCGTCCTTACTGGCGTGGAGACGCGCAGTTCTTCGCCCGTGCGTTTGGTACGCGGCGAGGACCTGCAGAGCGTAACATTCCGAGGCGTGTATCCGGCGGGTGAGGGCGCAGGTTACGCCGGCGGCATCGTTTCCGCGGCCGTGGACGGCATGCGCGCCGCCGAGGCCGTGGCTCTGGAGCTGGCGGGCCTGGCGCGGCCATAGGCTCTATTCTCAAAGGCATCTTCCACGCGGTTTTGCCCTGACCATGCACCTGCATGCCTGGATGTTCCTTTTTCGTTTATCTACCCGATGTCTGTAGGATATTATCCTACAGGACAATAGGAATCACACCGATGGCGAATCGCCCGGTATG
The window above is part of the Desulfocurvibacter africanus subsp. africanus DSM 2603 genome. Proteins encoded here:
- a CDS encoding NAD(P)/FAD-dependent oxidoreductase; this translates as MIRIDQIKLSPDHTDEDLAQAACVRLNIRRQELLTLRVRKRSVDSRKRGQVLFIYSVDCEVRGEEDVLARAEPRDVSRAEFPRYEFPAHAPQGNFSRPVIVGAGPCGLFAGLMLARAGFRPLLLERGKPARERARDVYDFWRGGAFDPGSNVQFGEGGAGTFSDGKLTTQIKDREGRIATVLRELTLAGAPEEILWQAKPHVGTDKLVGVVENLRKTIIDLGGEVRFQTQVAGLIHESGRVRGVRLASGEELDAGVVVLAIGHSARDTFAMLHGLGLAMSQKPFSIGCRMEHPQTLVDAAQYGRLAGHPRLPPAEYKLVHHGRDGRSAYTFCMCPGGEVIAAASEASGVVTNGMSRHARAGGNANSALLVGVEPADLGSPHPLAGVEFQRRWECRAFELAGGDYRAPVQMVEDFLAGRPTKRLGDVQPTYRPGVTPTDLADCLPAYVASTMREAIVGLDRKLRGFARPDAVLTGVETRSSSPVRLVRGEDLQSVTFRGVYPAGEGAGYAGGIVSAAVDGMRAAEAVALELAGLARP